A genome region from Hevea brasiliensis isolate MT/VB/25A 57/8 chromosome 9, ASM3005281v1, whole genome shotgun sequence includes the following:
- the LOC110655545 gene encoding RNA-binding KH domain-containing protein RCF3 isoform X1, producing the protein MAGQKNSYGKRSHSQSDYDNGANKRGNSGDDRDHFAIDSQDTVFRYLCPAKKIGSIIGRGGDIVKQLRIDTKSKIRIGETVPGCEDRVVTIYSTSDETNAYEDSGNYISPAQDALFRVHDRVIAEDLHDDDDSAGGHQVTARLLVPSDQIGCIIGKGGQIVQNIRSETGAHIRILKDEHLPTCALSTDELVQISGEAAVVKKALDQIASRLHENPSRSQRLLFSAAPSVYSATGSLIGPTAGTPIVGIAPLASSYGGYKGDAGDWSRSLYSAPRDELSSKEFSLRVVCPTGNIGGVIGKGGAIINQIRQESGALIKVDSSTVEGDDCLITISAKEFFDDQYSPTIEAALRLQPRCSEKIERDSGLISFTTRLLVPTSRIGCLLGKGGTIVNEMRKLTKANIRILGKDNLPKVASEDEEMVQISGDIDVAKDALIHVSRRLRANVFDREGPVSAFLPVLPYFPVSADSSDGLNYDSRDSKRHGRGHSYSGGYGSSDYAAGDSYGAYGSSQIGGSGGAYGAYGNYLSGRSSTAGFYCRLANHMVGKISRWSTSTCCFSCQN; encoded by the exons ATGGCTGGTCAGAAGAATAGTTATGGAAAGCGGTCTCATTCTCAGTCTGACTATGATAATGGGGCAAATAAAAGGGGAAATTCTGGTGATGATAGAGACCATTTTGCCATTGATTCACAAGATACTGTATTTCGCTACTTGTGTCCTGCTAAGAAGATTGGAAGTATAATTGGAAGGGGAGGCGACATTGTCAAGCAATTAAGGATAGACACAAAGTCAAAGATTAGGATTGGCGAGACAGTTCCTGGTTGTGAAGACCGTGTCGTTACTATCTACAGCACTAGTGATGAGACTAATGCCTATGAAGATAGTGGTAATTATATTTCTCCTGCTCAGGATGCTCTGTTCAGGGTGCATGATAGAGTTATTGCAGAAGACTTGCATGATGACGATGACTCTGCGGGAGGTCATCAAGTCACTGCTAGGCTTCTTGTACCATCTGATCAGATAGGATGTATTATTGGAAAAGGTGGACAAATAGTTCAAAACATTCGTAGCGAGACTGGTGCACATATTCGCATTCTCAAGGATGAACATCTGCCAACTTGTGCATTGAGCACAGATGAACTAGTACAG ATTTCTGGTGAAGCTGCAGTTGTCAAAAAGGCTTTGGATCAGATTGCTTCTCGCCTTCATGAGAATCCATCACGTTCTCAACGCTTGCTTTTTTCTGCTGCCCCCAGTGTGTACTCTGCTACTGGTTCATTAATAGGTCCAACTGCTGGTACACCAATTGTTGGGATAGCTCCACTGGCGAGTTCATATGGAGGATACAAAGGTGATGCTGGAGATTGGTCACGCTCATTGTACTCAGCTCCAAGAGATGAACTTTCTTCAAAAGAATTTTCTCTCCGCGTGGTTTGTCCAACTGGGAATATTGGTGGTGTAATCGGAAAAGGTGGTGCCATCATCAATCAGATCAGACAGGAATCTGGGGCGCTTATCAAAGTTGATAGTTCAACAGTTGAAGGAGATGATTGCTTGATAACTATTTCAGCCAAGGAG ttctttgatgaccaatattCTCCAACTATAGAAGCAGCATTGCGTTTGCAACCGAGATGCAGTGAGAAAATTGAAAGAGATTCAGGCCTCATTTCATTCACTACACGCCTACTGGTGCCCACCTCAAGAATTGGTTGTCTCCTTGGTAAAGGTGGAACAATTGTAAATGAGATGAGGAAACTTACCAAGGCTAATATTCGCATACTTGGCAAGGACAACCTTCCCAAGGTGGCATCTGAAGATGAAGAAATGGTGCAG ATATCTGGAGACATTGATGTTGCTAAAGATGCTCTCATACATGTAAGTCGACGGTTAAGAGCAAATGTTTTTGATAGGGAAGGTCCTGTGTCTGCATTTCTGCCTGTTCTCCCATACTTTCCTGTCTCAGCCGATAGTTCAGATGGCTTAAATTATGATAGCAGAGATAGTAAAAGACATGGACGTGGGCATTCTTATTCTGGTGGCTATGGCTCTAGTGACTACGCTGCTGGTGATAGTTATGGTGCTTATGGTAGTTCCCAG ATTGGTGGTAGTGGAGGTGCTTATGGAGCTTATGGAAACTATTTGTCAGGACGATCTAGTACCGCTGG GTTTTATTGTCGGCTGGCGAATCATATGGTTGGTAAAATTAGCAGGTGGAGCACAAGCACTTGCTGTTTTAGCTGCCAGAATTAA
- the LOC110655545 gene encoding RNA-binding KH domain-containing protein RCF3 isoform X3 yields MAGQKNSYGKRSHSQSDYDNGANKRGNSGDDRDHFAIDSQDTVFRYLCPAKKIGSIIGRGGDIVKQLRIDTKSKIRIGETVPGCEDRVVTIYSTSDETNAYEDSGNYISPAQDALFRVHDRVIAEDLHDDDDSAGGHQVTARLLVPSDQIGCIIGKGGQIVQNIRSETGAHIRILKDEHLPTCALSTDELVQISGEAAVVKKALDQIASRLHENPSRSQRLLFSAAPSVYSATGSLIGPTAGTPIVGIAPLASSYGGYKGDAGDWSRSLYSAPRDELSSKEFSLRVVCPTGNIGGVIGKGGAIINQIRQESGALIKVDSSTVEGDDCLITISAKEFFDDQYSPTIEAALRLQPRCSEKIERDSGLISFTTRLLVPTSRIGCLLGKGGTIVNEMRKLTKANIRILGKDNLPKVASEDEEMVQISGDIDVAKDALIHVSRRLRANVFDREGPVSAFLPVLPYFPVSADSSDGLNYDSRDSKRHGRGHSYSGGYGSSDYAAGDSYGAYGSSQIGGSGGAYGAYGNYLSGRSSTAGFDIHLLHHQ; encoded by the exons ATGGCTGGTCAGAAGAATAGTTATGGAAAGCGGTCTCATTCTCAGTCTGACTATGATAATGGGGCAAATAAAAGGGGAAATTCTGGTGATGATAGAGACCATTTTGCCATTGATTCACAAGATACTGTATTTCGCTACTTGTGTCCTGCTAAGAAGATTGGAAGTATAATTGGAAGGGGAGGCGACATTGTCAAGCAATTAAGGATAGACACAAAGTCAAAGATTAGGATTGGCGAGACAGTTCCTGGTTGTGAAGACCGTGTCGTTACTATCTACAGCACTAGTGATGAGACTAATGCCTATGAAGATAGTGGTAATTATATTTCTCCTGCTCAGGATGCTCTGTTCAGGGTGCATGATAGAGTTATTGCAGAAGACTTGCATGATGACGATGACTCTGCGGGAGGTCATCAAGTCACTGCTAGGCTTCTTGTACCATCTGATCAGATAGGATGTATTATTGGAAAAGGTGGACAAATAGTTCAAAACATTCGTAGCGAGACTGGTGCACATATTCGCATTCTCAAGGATGAACATCTGCCAACTTGTGCATTGAGCACAGATGAACTAGTACAG ATTTCTGGTGAAGCTGCAGTTGTCAAAAAGGCTTTGGATCAGATTGCTTCTCGCCTTCATGAGAATCCATCACGTTCTCAACGCTTGCTTTTTTCTGCTGCCCCCAGTGTGTACTCTGCTACTGGTTCATTAATAGGTCCAACTGCTGGTACACCAATTGTTGGGATAGCTCCACTGGCGAGTTCATATGGAGGATACAAAGGTGATGCTGGAGATTGGTCACGCTCATTGTACTCAGCTCCAAGAGATGAACTTTCTTCAAAAGAATTTTCTCTCCGCGTGGTTTGTCCAACTGGGAATATTGGTGGTGTAATCGGAAAAGGTGGTGCCATCATCAATCAGATCAGACAGGAATCTGGGGCGCTTATCAAAGTTGATAGTTCAACAGTTGAAGGAGATGATTGCTTGATAACTATTTCAGCCAAGGAG ttctttgatgaccaatattCTCCAACTATAGAAGCAGCATTGCGTTTGCAACCGAGATGCAGTGAGAAAATTGAAAGAGATTCAGGCCTCATTTCATTCACTACACGCCTACTGGTGCCCACCTCAAGAATTGGTTGTCTCCTTGGTAAAGGTGGAACAATTGTAAATGAGATGAGGAAACTTACCAAGGCTAATATTCGCATACTTGGCAAGGACAACCTTCCCAAGGTGGCATCTGAAGATGAAGAAATGGTGCAG ATATCTGGAGACATTGATGTTGCTAAAGATGCTCTCATACATGTAAGTCGACGGTTAAGAGCAAATGTTTTTGATAGGGAAGGTCCTGTGTCTGCATTTCTGCCTGTTCTCCCATACTTTCCTGTCTCAGCCGATAGTTCAGATGGCTTAAATTATGATAGCAGAGATAGTAAAAGACATGGACGTGGGCATTCTTATTCTGGTGGCTATGGCTCTAGTGACTACGCTGCTGGTGATAGTTATGGTGCTTATGGTAGTTCCCAG ATTGGTGGTAGTGGAGGTGCTTATGGAGCTTATGGAAACTATTTGTCAGGACGATCTAGTACCGCTGG GTTTGATATTCATCTATTGCATCATCAATAA
- the LOC110655545 gene encoding RNA-binding KH domain-containing protein RCF3 isoform X4, with protein sequence MAGQKNSYGKRSHSQSDYDNGANKRGNSGDDRDHFAIDSQDTVFRYLCPAKKIGSIIGRGGDIVKQLRIDTKSKIRIGETVPGCEDRVVTIYSTSDETNAYEDSGNYISPAQDALFRVHDRVIAEDLHDDDDSAGGHQVTARLLVPSDQIGCIIGKGGQIVQNIRSETGAHIRILKDEHLPTCALSTDELVQISGEAAVVKKALDQIASRLHENPSRSQRLLFSAAPSVYSATGSLIGPTAGTPIVGIAPLASSYGGYKGDAGDWSRSLYSAPRDELSSKEFSLRVVCPTGNIGGVIGKGGAIINQIRQESGALIKVDSSTVEGDDCLITISAKEFFDDQYSPTIEAALRLQPRCSEKIERDSGLISFTTRLLVPTSRIGCLLGKGGTIVNEMRKLTKANIRILGKDNLPKVASEDEEMVQISGDIDVAKDALIHVSRRLRANVFDREGPVSAFLPVLPYFPVSADSSDGLNYDSRDSKRHGRGHSYSGGYGSSDYAAGDSYGAYGSSQIGGSGGAYGAYGNYLSGRSSTAG encoded by the exons ATGGCTGGTCAGAAGAATAGTTATGGAAAGCGGTCTCATTCTCAGTCTGACTATGATAATGGGGCAAATAAAAGGGGAAATTCTGGTGATGATAGAGACCATTTTGCCATTGATTCACAAGATACTGTATTTCGCTACTTGTGTCCTGCTAAGAAGATTGGAAGTATAATTGGAAGGGGAGGCGACATTGTCAAGCAATTAAGGATAGACACAAAGTCAAAGATTAGGATTGGCGAGACAGTTCCTGGTTGTGAAGACCGTGTCGTTACTATCTACAGCACTAGTGATGAGACTAATGCCTATGAAGATAGTGGTAATTATATTTCTCCTGCTCAGGATGCTCTGTTCAGGGTGCATGATAGAGTTATTGCAGAAGACTTGCATGATGACGATGACTCTGCGGGAGGTCATCAAGTCACTGCTAGGCTTCTTGTACCATCTGATCAGATAGGATGTATTATTGGAAAAGGTGGACAAATAGTTCAAAACATTCGTAGCGAGACTGGTGCACATATTCGCATTCTCAAGGATGAACATCTGCCAACTTGTGCATTGAGCACAGATGAACTAGTACAG ATTTCTGGTGAAGCTGCAGTTGTCAAAAAGGCTTTGGATCAGATTGCTTCTCGCCTTCATGAGAATCCATCACGTTCTCAACGCTTGCTTTTTTCTGCTGCCCCCAGTGTGTACTCTGCTACTGGTTCATTAATAGGTCCAACTGCTGGTACACCAATTGTTGGGATAGCTCCACTGGCGAGTTCATATGGAGGATACAAAGGTGATGCTGGAGATTGGTCACGCTCATTGTACTCAGCTCCAAGAGATGAACTTTCTTCAAAAGAATTTTCTCTCCGCGTGGTTTGTCCAACTGGGAATATTGGTGGTGTAATCGGAAAAGGTGGTGCCATCATCAATCAGATCAGACAGGAATCTGGGGCGCTTATCAAAGTTGATAGTTCAACAGTTGAAGGAGATGATTGCTTGATAACTATTTCAGCCAAGGAG ttctttgatgaccaatattCTCCAACTATAGAAGCAGCATTGCGTTTGCAACCGAGATGCAGTGAGAAAATTGAAAGAGATTCAGGCCTCATTTCATTCACTACACGCCTACTGGTGCCCACCTCAAGAATTGGTTGTCTCCTTGGTAAAGGTGGAACAATTGTAAATGAGATGAGGAAACTTACCAAGGCTAATATTCGCATACTTGGCAAGGACAACCTTCCCAAGGTGGCATCTGAAGATGAAGAAATGGTGCAG ATATCTGGAGACATTGATGTTGCTAAAGATGCTCTCATACATGTAAGTCGACGGTTAAGAGCAAATGTTTTTGATAGGGAAGGTCCTGTGTCTGCATTTCTGCCTGTTCTCCCATACTTTCCTGTCTCAGCCGATAGTTCAGATGGCTTAAATTATGATAGCAGAGATAGTAAAAGACATGGACGTGGGCATTCTTATTCTGGTGGCTATGGCTCTAGTGACTACGCTGCTGGTGATAGTTATGGTGCTTATGGTAGTTCCCAG ATTGGTGGTAGTGGAGGTGCTTATGGAGCTTATGGAAACTATTTGTCAGGACGATCTAGTACCGCTGG CTGA
- the LOC110655545 gene encoding RNA-binding KH domain-containing protein RCF3 isoform X2 → MAGQKNSYGKRSHSQSDYDNGANKRGNSGDDRDHFAIDSQDTVFRYLCPAKKIGSIIGRGGDIVKQLRIDTKSKIRIGETVPGCEDRVVTIYSTSDETNAYEDSGNYISPAQDALFRVHDRVIAEDLHDDDDSAGGHQVTARLLVPSDQIGCIIGKGGQIVQNIRSETGAHIRILKDEHLPTCALSTDELVQISGEAAVVKKALDQIASRLHENPSRSQRLLFSAAPSVYSATGSLIGPTAGTPIVGIAPLASSYGGYKGDAGDWSRSLYSAPRDELSSKEFSLRVVCPTGNIGGVIGKGGAIINQIRQESGALIKVDSSTVEGDDCLITISAKEFFDDQYSPTIEAALRLQPRCSEKIERDSGLISFTTRLLVPTSRIGCLLGKGGTIVNEMRKLTKANIRILGKDNLPKVASEDEEMVQISGDIDVAKDALIHVSRRLRANVFDREGPVSAFLPVLPYFPVSADSSDGLNYDSRDSKRHGRGHSYSGGYGSSDYAAGDSYGAYGSSQIGGSGGAYGAYGNYLSGRSSTAGLSGQTPGSGRKNNY, encoded by the exons ATGGCTGGTCAGAAGAATAGTTATGGAAAGCGGTCTCATTCTCAGTCTGACTATGATAATGGGGCAAATAAAAGGGGAAATTCTGGTGATGATAGAGACCATTTTGCCATTGATTCACAAGATACTGTATTTCGCTACTTGTGTCCTGCTAAGAAGATTGGAAGTATAATTGGAAGGGGAGGCGACATTGTCAAGCAATTAAGGATAGACACAAAGTCAAAGATTAGGATTGGCGAGACAGTTCCTGGTTGTGAAGACCGTGTCGTTACTATCTACAGCACTAGTGATGAGACTAATGCCTATGAAGATAGTGGTAATTATATTTCTCCTGCTCAGGATGCTCTGTTCAGGGTGCATGATAGAGTTATTGCAGAAGACTTGCATGATGACGATGACTCTGCGGGAGGTCATCAAGTCACTGCTAGGCTTCTTGTACCATCTGATCAGATAGGATGTATTATTGGAAAAGGTGGACAAATAGTTCAAAACATTCGTAGCGAGACTGGTGCACATATTCGCATTCTCAAGGATGAACATCTGCCAACTTGTGCATTGAGCACAGATGAACTAGTACAG ATTTCTGGTGAAGCTGCAGTTGTCAAAAAGGCTTTGGATCAGATTGCTTCTCGCCTTCATGAGAATCCATCACGTTCTCAACGCTTGCTTTTTTCTGCTGCCCCCAGTGTGTACTCTGCTACTGGTTCATTAATAGGTCCAACTGCTGGTACACCAATTGTTGGGATAGCTCCACTGGCGAGTTCATATGGAGGATACAAAGGTGATGCTGGAGATTGGTCACGCTCATTGTACTCAGCTCCAAGAGATGAACTTTCTTCAAAAGAATTTTCTCTCCGCGTGGTTTGTCCAACTGGGAATATTGGTGGTGTAATCGGAAAAGGTGGTGCCATCATCAATCAGATCAGACAGGAATCTGGGGCGCTTATCAAAGTTGATAGTTCAACAGTTGAAGGAGATGATTGCTTGATAACTATTTCAGCCAAGGAG ttctttgatgaccaatattCTCCAACTATAGAAGCAGCATTGCGTTTGCAACCGAGATGCAGTGAGAAAATTGAAAGAGATTCAGGCCTCATTTCATTCACTACACGCCTACTGGTGCCCACCTCAAGAATTGGTTGTCTCCTTGGTAAAGGTGGAACAATTGTAAATGAGATGAGGAAACTTACCAAGGCTAATATTCGCATACTTGGCAAGGACAACCTTCCCAAGGTGGCATCTGAAGATGAAGAAATGGTGCAG ATATCTGGAGACATTGATGTTGCTAAAGATGCTCTCATACATGTAAGTCGACGGTTAAGAGCAAATGTTTTTGATAGGGAAGGTCCTGTGTCTGCATTTCTGCCTGTTCTCCCATACTTTCCTGTCTCAGCCGATAGTTCAGATGGCTTAAATTATGATAGCAGAGATAGTAAAAGACATGGACGTGGGCATTCTTATTCTGGTGGCTATGGCTCTAGTGACTACGCTGCTGGTGATAGTTATGGTGCTTATGGTAGTTCCCAG ATTGGTGGTAGTGGAGGTGCTTATGGAGCTTATGGAAACTATTTGTCAGGACGATCTAGTACCGCTGG GTTATCTGGCCAGACCCCTGGTTCTGGACGCAAAAACAATTACTAG